Proteins encoded in a region of the Nocardia asteroides genome:
- the ectA gene encoding diaminobutyrate acetyltransferase — MSLPTLSPAEIERSRVDKAAAALGATPSRKGAGPAVVLRTPRLGDGAPMWRIAKDSAVLDVNSSYAYLLWCRDFAGTSVVAESDGRVVGYVIGFVRPQAPDTVFVWQIAVDRSQRGRGIGAELLHTLLNSVSAQGVSVLETTISPDNAGSIALFTSVARARGADMTKRPLFDAGVFPDNHAPEDLYRIAPTARTTEEDHR, encoded by the coding sequence ATGTCACTGCCAACCCTGTCCCCAGCGGAGATCGAGCGATCGCGCGTCGACAAGGCCGCGGCCGCCCTGGGAGCCACGCCGTCCCGGAAAGGCGCCGGACCAGCCGTGGTCCTGCGCACGCCTCGTTTGGGCGACGGCGCTCCGATGTGGCGAATCGCCAAGGATTCCGCGGTGCTCGACGTCAATTCGAGCTACGCGTACCTGCTGTGGTGCCGCGATTTCGCCGGCACCTCGGTGGTCGCCGAGTCGGACGGCCGCGTCGTGGGCTACGTGATCGGATTCGTCCGCCCGCAGGCGCCCGACACCGTCTTTGTCTGGCAGATCGCGGTGGACCGTTCGCAGCGCGGCCGCGGCATCGGCGCCGAGTTGCTGCACACCCTGCTCAACAGTGTGTCGGCCCAGGGTGTTTCGGTTCTCGAAACGACCATCTCGCCGGACAATGCCGGTTCCATCGCGCTGTTCACGTCGGTGGCGCGGGCGAGGGGAGCGGACATGACCAAGCGGCCTCTGTTCGACGCCGGTGTCTTCCCCGACAACCACGCACCCGAAGACCTGTATCGCATCGCCCCGACCGCCCGTACCACCGAGGAGGATCACCGATGA
- a CDS encoding HAMP domain-containing histidine kinase, translated as MSGAERWIDAERWSPNAWSLRARVTAAFATIAALMSLVMVVSVFVISRSYLEAQRPHAGSASPGDLNADLDLLRNVLIGCAVVVTLIGAAVGWWASRRVLTPLHQLAGTAARIASGDLGQRLPATGDQDLAITVESFNTMVDSLQRRIEREHRLFGDVSHELRTPLTTLMASVDVLNRHRTDLPERSQRALGLVTAEIEHLRKLLDDLLALARVEAGMHHGDAEPLSVRDLLVHTLSDRRYPGELLTVRQDVTVRGRKVELERAVANLLHNADRHGGGVVAVTVDRDGTEAVLTVDDAGPGVAPADRSRIFERFATARSGRRSPGGTGIGLALVAETVATHGGRVDCTDRPGGGARFVVRLPRLGDINP; from the coding sequence ATGTCCGGCGCTGAGCGCTGGATCGACGCCGAACGCTGGAGTCCGAACGCTTGGAGCCTGCGCGCTCGGGTGACCGCCGCTTTCGCGACGATCGCCGCGCTGATGTCACTGGTGATGGTCGTCTCGGTGTTCGTGATCAGCCGCAGCTATCTGGAAGCGCAGCGACCGCACGCCGGCAGCGCGTCACCGGGAGATCTCAACGCCGATCTCGATCTGCTGCGCAACGTACTGATCGGCTGCGCCGTCGTGGTCACCCTGATCGGCGCGGCGGTCGGCTGGTGGGCGAGCAGGCGGGTGCTGACCCCGCTGCACCAGCTGGCGGGCACCGCCGCGCGGATCGCCTCCGGCGACCTCGGTCAGCGGTTGCCCGCGACCGGTGACCAGGACCTGGCCATCACCGTCGAGTCGTTCAACACGATGGTGGACTCGCTGCAACGGCGCATCGAGCGCGAACACCGGCTCTTCGGCGACGTCAGCCACGAGCTGCGCACGCCGCTGACCACCCTGATGGCCAGCGTCGACGTGCTCAACCGGCACCGCACCGACCTGCCGGAACGTTCACAGCGGGCGCTCGGCTTGGTCACCGCCGAGATCGAGCACCTGCGCAAGCTGCTCGATGATCTGCTCGCGCTCGCGCGGGTGGAAGCGGGCATGCACCACGGCGACGCCGAGCCGCTGTCGGTGCGCGACCTGCTGGTCCACACGCTGTCCGATCGTCGCTACCCGGGCGAGCTGCTCACGGTGCGCCAGGACGTCACCGTGCGCGGCCGCAAAGTGGAGTTGGAACGCGCGGTGGCCAACCTGCTGCACAACGCCGACCGGCACGGCGGCGGTGTGGTCGCGGTCACCGTGGACCGGGACGGCACCGAGGCGGTGCTCACCGTCGACGACGCGGGTCCCGGTGTCGCGCCCGCGGACCGGAGCCGGATCTTCGAGCGATTCGCGACCGCCCGCAGCGGTCGGCGCTCGCCCGGGGGCACGGGCATCGGCCTGGCGTTGGTCGCCGAGACGGTCGCCACCCACGGCGGCCGGGTGGACTGCACCGACCGACCGGGCGGGGGCGCGCGATTCGTCGTGCGGCTGCCCCGGCTCGGCGACATCAATCCGTAA